From one Leptospira dzoumogneensis genomic stretch:
- a CDS encoding PdxA family dehydrogenase, producing the protein MSWEKLNIFSQQRQILLISSSSSLSYPGWQEIKDPFSISSPGLYLWRTNSLSSSEQKSLVIGKPSALSGKAAFASLEEAVRIQKKIGGNLITLPLSKEWVIKAGVKKFTGHTEYLAEVYKKKTYMLMAGKELNVLPLTTHVPLKKVPSYLKKIHISSFISAIRSAPISKGKIAFLGLNPHAGEGGKVGDEEKKILMPIISKMRKAGLDVTDPLSADGAFSETSRAKYSLFLACYHDQGLIPFKMWEGKFGVNVTLGLDFIRVSPDHGTAFDIAGLRKADPESFLQCLEWVSGQVSAENDLRRSH; encoded by the coding sequence ATGTCTTGGGAGAAGTTAAACATCTTCTCCCAGCAAAGACAAATCTTGCTCATCAGTTCATCTTCTTCTCTTTCTTATCCCGGTTGGCAGGAAATCAAAGATCCGTTTTCCATATCTTCTCCAGGACTTTATCTTTGGAGAACGAATTCACTCTCTTCTTCCGAACAAAAATCTTTGGTGATCGGTAAACCGAGTGCCCTATCCGGCAAGGCTGCGTTTGCAAGTTTAGAAGAAGCGGTCCGTATCCAAAAGAAGATCGGCGGCAACTTGATTACACTTCCATTAAGTAAAGAATGGGTGATCAAAGCCGGAGTGAAAAAGTTCACAGGCCATACCGAGTATTTGGCGGAAGTATATAAGAAAAAAACATATATGCTTATGGCAGGAAAAGAACTGAATGTTCTTCCTTTAACCACTCATGTTCCATTGAAGAAGGTACCTTCTTACCTGAAAAAGATCCATATCTCCAGTTTTATTTCTGCTATTCGTTCCGCTCCGATCTCTAAAGGTAAAATTGCATTCTTAGGTTTGAATCCTCATGCAGGGGAAGGCGGAAAGGTTGGGGACGAAGAGAAGAAGATACTAATGCCGATCATCTCCAAGATGAGAAAGGCAGGTTTAGATGTTACTGATCCACTCTCCGCAGACGGTGCGTTCAGTGAAACTTCCAGAGCGAAATACTCTTTGTTTTTGGCATGTTATCATGACCAAGGGCTTATCCCTTTTAAGATGTGGGAGGGAAAATTCGGAGTGAATGTAACTTTGGGACTGGATTTTATCCGGGTTTCTCCGGATCATGGGACTGCATTCGATATAGCGGGCTTAAGAAAAGCGGATCCGGAGA
- a CDS encoding bactofilin family protein: MALVKNSSEVTNSTIGENSYFNGKFFINGSLKIDGKFEGKSLQAEQLYIGASGKVRTNITAASVIIEGIVIGNITARNRVMLLPTSRILGDIRTPELIIQNGVVLEGRCIISSDLKHSNKDHIELEYAKDSLTLERLFGKQTAAKEA, encoded by the coding sequence ATGGCACTTGTTAAGAACTCCTCCGAAGTTACAAACTCCACAATCGGCGAAAATTCCTACTTTAATGGAAAATTCTTCATCAATGGATCCTTAAAGATTGATGGAAAGTTCGAAGGAAAATCTCTTCAAGCGGAACAATTATATATCGGAGCTTCCGGTAAGGTTCGCACAAACATCACTGCTGCCAGCGTTATTATAGAAGGTATCGTAATCGGAAATATCACCGCTCGTAATAGAGTGATGCTTCTTCCTACATCTAGAATTTTGGGAGATATCCGCACACCGGAATTGATCATCCAAAACGGAGTGGTGCTCGAAGGGCGTTGTATCATTTCCAGCGACCTGAAACATTCCAACAAAGATCATATCGAATTGGAATATGCTAAGGACTCTCTTACCTTAGAAAGACTTTTCGGAAAACAAACAGCAGCTAAGGAAGCTTAA